In the Sarcophilus harrisii chromosome 3, mSarHar1.11, whole genome shotgun sequence genome, one interval contains:
- the LOC116422650 gene encoding LOW QUALITY PROTEIN: interferon lambda-2-like (The sequence of the model RefSeq protein was modified relative to this genomic sequence to represent the inferred CDS: deleted 2 bases in 1 codon) encodes MEDAPQAGRAQELLLLWNNLLAASLRLDLALSFPFPGRPVVPQALPLLLSALMSGAISKSLAPTQQPFPQRSCQISQFKSLSPRELETFKVAKDAYEKIMLQTERKCSSRASPSQRLSSLPSQVSVRPVVLQAELKLTLEVLKAVTKPELDSVLAQPLQTLSHIHQEIQSCVTSQTSKEHRLPGRLKNWLNKLSEARKEPQNCLEASIMLNLFRLLTQDLRCVAYGDLC; translated from the exons ATGGAAGATGCGCCCCAAGCGGGGCGAGCCCAAGAGCTGCTGCTTTTGTGGAACAACTTGCTGGCTGCCTCCCTTAGGCTGGACCttgctctttcttttccctttcccg GCCGCCCAGTGGTTCCGCAGGCTCTCCCGCTGCTGCTTTCTGCCCTGATGTCAGGGGCGATTTCGAAGTCCCTGGCCCCGACT CAGCAGCCTTTCCCCCAGAGGAGCTGCCAGATCAGCCAGTTCAAGTCTCTTTCGCCTCGGGAGCTGGAAACCTTCAAGGTGGCCAAGGATGCCTAC GAGAAGATCATGCTTCAGACGGAGAGGAAATGTAGCTCCAGAG CCTCTCCCTCACAACGCCTCTCATCTCTCCCCTCACAGGTGTCAGTTCGGCCCGTGGTCTTACAGGCTGAGCTGAAATTGACTCTGGAGGTCTTGAAAGCCGTAACCAAGCCTGAGTTGGACAGCGTTCTGGCTCAGCCCCTACAAACGCTCAGCCACATCCACCAAGAGATCCAAAGCTGT GTTACTTCCCAGACCTCTAAAGAACACAGGCTTCCAGGCCGCCTGAAGAATTGGCTGAACAAGCTCAGTGAGGCCAGAAAG GAGCCTCAAAATTGCCTAGAAGCATCCATCATGCTCAATCTCTTCCGACTCCTGACCCAAGACCTCCGATGTGTAGCCTATGGGGACCTCTGTTGA
- the LOC116422651 gene encoding interferon lambda-2-like, with protein sequence MVPQSLPLLLSALMSGANSKSLAPTPSSLSPERSCQISQFKSLSPRELETFKVAKDAYEKAMLQTERKCSSRFFHRNWDLRQLPVSVRPVVLQAELKLTLEVLKAVTKPELDSVLAQPLQTLSHIHQEIQSCVTSQTSKEHRLPGRLKNWLNKLSEARKVS encoded by the exons ATGGTTCCTCAGTCTCTCCCGCTGCTGCTTTCTGCTCTGATGTCAGGGGCGAATTCGAAGTCCCTGGCCCCGACTCCCAGCAGTCTTTCCCCGGAGAGGAGCTGCCAGATCAGCCAGTTCAAGTCTCTTTCGCCTCGGGAGCTGGAAACCTTCAAGGTGGCCAAGGATGCCTAC GAGAAAGCCATGCTTCAGACGGAGAGAAAATGTAGCTCCAGGTTCTTCCACAGGAACTGGGACCTTCGGCAGCTGCCG GTGTCAGTTCGGCCCGTGGTCTTACAGGCTGAGCTGAAATTGACCCTGGAGGTCTTGAAAGCCGTAACCAAGCCCGAGTTGGACAGCGTTCTGGCTCAGCCCCTACAAACGCTCAGCCACATCCACCAAGAGATCCAAAGCTGT GTTACTTCCCAGACCTCTAAAGAACACAGGCTTCCAGGCCGCCTGAAGAATTGGCTGAACAAGCTCAGTGAGGCCAGAAAGGTGAGTTAG
- the SYCN gene encoding syncollin — MAPLLLPSLLLLALLRALPGTQAACPVPATLKPTEGPRECARLYDKSDAYYENCCAGAQLSLEPGVDLPYLPSDWHRKASSLVVGPRCELTVWSRSGKGGKTRKFSSGTYPRLAEFRLGIFGDWNNAIGALYCKCF, encoded by the coding sequence ATGGCACCACTTCTCTTGCCATCACTCCTCCTGTTGGCCCTTCTGAGGGCCCTGCCGGGCACCCAGGCTGCGTGTCCTGTCCCTGCCACCCTGAAGCCCACCGAGGGACCCCGAGAATGTGCCCGCCTTTATGACAAGAGTGACGCCTACTATGAGAATTGCTGTGCCGGAGCTCAGCTGAGCCTGGAGCCCGGAGTCGACCTGCCCTACCTGCCCTCCGACTGGCACCGCAAAGCCTCCTCCCTGGTGGTGGGTCCCCGCTGTGAGCTCACAGTCTGGTCTCGCTCCGGCAAAGGGGGTAAGACCCGAAAGTTCTCATCCGGAACCTACCCTCGCCTGGCGGAGTTTCGCCTCGGAATATTTGGTGATTGGAATAACGCCATAGGGGCTCTCTACTGCAAGTGTTTCTAA
- the NCCRP1 gene encoding F-box only protein 50 — MDGAADTGPDAPAARGGQGPLRPPSPPFPPRAPSPPPPLSPGSILGAPPSPGPSEQGARQLLLAGGVEAPLPLFGHNIMSGPPCGPARSLETLGNFSGWQISTEKLLPHFSWTVKQQCVDLLAEGLWEELLDDEQPDITIMDWFEDSRLDVCVYELHVWLLAADRQTVIRQYHAAPRPSPRGPGGRWCQVSHVFKRYGPGVRFVHFLHKSKNRLGSEGFRRTRVTDSSVSVQLQT; from the exons ATGGACGGAGCCGCAGACACGGGCCCGGACGCACCTGCGGCGCGAGGAGGGCAGGGGCCGCTCAGACCCCCGTCGCCCCCGTTCCCCCCACGGGCGCCCTCGCCCCCGCCGCCGCTGTCCCCGGGCTCCATCCTCGGAGCGCCCCCTTCGCCGGGGCCGTCGGAGCAAGGGGCCCGCCAGCTGCTGCTGGCAG GGGGGGTCGAGGCACCCCTCCCCCTTTTCGGGCATAACATCATGAGCGGCCCGCCCTGTGGCCCTGCTCGGTCCCTGGAGACTCTGG GTAACTTTAGTGGATGGCAAATCAGCACTGAGAAACTGCTCCCCCACTTCAG CTGGACAGTGAAGCAACAGTGTGTGGACCTTCTGGCCGAGGGGCTCTGGGAGGAGCTGCTGGATGATGAGCAGCCCGACATCACCATCATGGACTG GTTTGAGGACAGCCGCCTAGACGTGTGTGTGTATGAGCTGCACGTGTGGCTCCTGGCGGCTGACAGACAGACCGTCATCCGGCAGTATCACGCCGCTCCCCGACCCTCTCCCCGGGGCCCAGGAGGACGCTGGTGCCAG GTGTCTCATGTATTCAAACGCTATGGCCCAGGAGTGCGATTCGTTCACTTTTTGCACAAATCGAAGAACCGCCTGGGCTCCGAGGGGTTCCGGAGAACTCGGGTGACCGACTCCTCAGTGTCCGTGCAGCTACAAACATAG
- the PAK4 gene encoding LOW QUALITY PROTEIN: serine/threonine-protein kinase PAK 4 (The sequence of the model RefSeq protein was modified relative to this genomic sequence to represent the inferred CDS: inserted 2 bases in 1 codon), with protein MFGKKKKRLEISAPSNFEHRVHTGFDQQEQKFTGLPRQWQGLIEESARRPKPLIDPACITAIQHGAHKVRARGRKGGKGGAKARPSLLDEFENMSVTRSNSLRRDSPPLPLLAPPGPPQENGLTEAQGSGARAWARQGHPGPGQGVPEGGGRRQXGPGGEGGGMEKRPKSSGEGAPGQPGSPQPARDKRPLSGPDVRTPRPPGAGGGAKSSAGRPFNTYPRADSDHPPRGPGPQGEPRHPAPNGPSAGGLPAHSSKPPPRAARGPEPAPAPGTLSPHASEPQLASRVPPPPSAQPAVPPSGPRSPQREPQRVSHEQFRAALQLVVDPGDPRTYLDNFIKIGEGSTGIVCIATVRSSGKLVAVKKMDLRKQQRRELLFNEVGVGEGAESGGPPPAWPRAQTLSCGPREAWALLGPLAGGGARFLSGFPRMNEEQIAAVCLAVLKALSVLHAQGVIHRDIKSDSILLTHDGRVKLSDFGFCAQVNKEVPRRKSLVGTPYWMAPELISRLPYGPEVDIWSLGVMVIEMVDGEPPYFNEPPLKAMKMIRDNLPPKLKNLHKVSPSLKGFLDRLLVRDPAQRATASELLKHPFLGKAGPPASIVPLMRQNRMR; from the exons ATGTTCGGGAAGAAGAAGAAGCGGCTGGAGATCTCGGCCCCCTCCAACTTCGAGCACCGCGTGCACACGGGCTTTGACCAGCAGGAGCAGAAGTTCACGGGGCTCCCGCGCCAGTGGCAGGGGCTCATCGAGGAGTCGGCCCGGCGGCCCAAGCCCCTCATCGACCCCGCCTGCATCACCGCCATCCAGCATGGGGCCCACAAGGTACGCGCCA gggggaggaaggggggcaAGGGAGGGGCCAAGGCAA GGCCCTCGCTGTTGGATGAGTTTGAGAACATGTCTGTGACCCGGTCCAACTCACTCCGGCGGGACAGCCCCCCCCTGCCCCTGCTGGCTCCTCCGGGCCCGCCCCAAGAGAATGGGCTGACTGAGGCCCAGGGATCGGGGGCTCGTGCCTGGGCCCGGCAAGGGCACCCGGGCCCGGGGCAGGGGGTCCCCGAGGGTGGAGGCCGCCGGCA GGGGCCCGGTGGGGAAGGGGGCGGGATGGAGAAGAGGCCCAAGTCATCAGGGGAGGGAGCTCCAGGCCAGCCGGGGAGCCCCCAGCCGGCCCGGGACAAACGGCCCCTGTCGGGGCCCGACGTCCGGACCCCACGGCCCCCGGGTGCAGGAGGTGGGGCGAAGTCATCGGCCGGGAGGCCGTTTAACACGTATCCGCGTGCTGACTCGGACCATCCCCCGAGGGGCCCAGGGCCCCAG gGAGAGCCCCGCCATCCTGCCCCCAACGGTCCCTCCGCAGGAGGGCTCCCTGCACACTCTTCCAAGCCGCCGCCCCGTGCTGCCCGGGGCCCAGAGCCCGCCCCTGCCCCGGGTACCCTGAGCCCGCACGCTTCGGAACCCCAGCTGGCCTCTCGTGTCCCCCCCCCGCCTTCAGCCCAGCCTGCCGTGCCCCCGTCGGGACCCCGCTCCCCCCAGAGGGAGCCCCAGAGGGTGTCCCACGAGCAGTTCCGGGCCGCGCTGCAGCTCGTGGTGGATCCGGGCGATCCCCGGACCTACCTAGACAACTTCATCAAGATTGGCGAGGGCTCCACGGGCATCGTGTGCATCGCCACGGTCCGGAGCAGTGGCAAGCTGGTGGCCGTGAAGAAGATGGACCTTCGGAAGCAGCAGCGACGGGAGCTGCTCTTCAATgaggtgggagtgggggaaggggctGAGTCGGGGGGCCCCCCTCCAGCCTGGCCCCGGGCCCAAACCTTGTCTTGTGGCCCTCGGGAGGCCTGGGCTCTCTTAGGGCCCCTGGCGGGGGGCGGGG CCCGGTTCCTCTCAGGTTTCCCCAGGATGAATGAGGAGCAGATTGCTGCCGTGTGTCTGGCTGTCCTGAAGGCTCTGTCTGTGCTCCATGCCCAGGGCGTGATCCACCGTGACATCAAAAGTGACTCGATCCTGCTGACCCACGACGGGCGG GTGAAGCTCTCCGACTTCGGCTTCTGCGCCCAGGTGAACAAGGAGGTGCCCAGGAGGAAGTCCCTGGTGGGCACCCCCTACTGGATGGCTCCCGAGCTCATCTCCCGCCTGCCTTACGGGCCCGAG GTGGACATATGGTCCCTAGGAGTAATGGTCATTGAGATGGTAGATGGGGAACCCCCATATTTCAATGAACCGCCCTTGAAGGCCATGAAGATGATCCGGGACAACCTGCCCCCCAAGCTGAAAAACCTCCACAAG GTTTCCCCCTCCCTTAAGGGCTTCCTGGATCGCCTGCTGGTGCGGGACCCAGCGCAGAGAGCCACGGCCAGTGAACTGTTGAAGCATCCCTTCTTGGGCAAGGCAGGCCCCCCAGCCAGCATCGTGCCCCTCATGCGCCAGAACCGCATGAGATGA